The genomic interval GCAGAAGTAGCTCTATCTCGTGGCGTTGACGCCCTTGTCGTACAAGGACATGAGGCAGGAGGACATCGCTTGACGTGGGATGCTCGCGAAACACCGAGTGTCTCCTCAACCGCAGAACTGTGTACTGTGCTTCATACACAGCACCCCGATGCGGTGCTGATCGCGGCAGGCGGAATCAGAACACCCAAAGATGTGAAAGCCACTTTGGTTACGGGGGCTAGTGCGGTGAGTTGTGGTTCGGTCTTTCTCCTTTCCCAAGAAGCGGGAACCAGCAGTGCAAATAGAACGATGGTCAGTGCAGGTGGGCCGACCCTGAGTAGTCGAGCTTTTTCTGGACGGGTGGCGCGCGGGATCGCAACGAAGTTTTCCCTTTCCCATCCCGACCTGCCATGTTCCTATCCAGAGCTTGGCATCATGATGTCTGGATTAAGGAATCGGAAAGGTTATGAATATTGCCTTGTTGGTGAGCGCACTGAGCTCATTTGCCCAGGTACAGTGCAAGAAATACTGGACTATCTCACGGGCGAATAAGTCTTCCACTTCGCGCCATGTACTTAGGAAAGGTTTAGCTCTTATATAGTGGTCGATTATGGGCATGGATAAAATTAGAAAAGCTGCACGTAAAGGCAAGCACAAGAAGAAGTGTTGCCGAGACAATCCGCGCTGTAAAACCTGTGCGGTGGTGCTCAAAAGGTTAGATAAGCAGGGGGCATTTGAGCTAGACGACGCTGCCCTGGCTAAAGCGCTTAAGAAAGCCCGCCGTTGGTAATAATCCGCTCAACTTCGTCTGCGGCATCGGCACACGCGATAGGGATTTCCACCAGTTCCTTCTTGCTAAAAGGTTTGAGAACAAATGCTTTAGGTTCCATGCGGCCGGGCGGGCGTCCTATTCCTATTCCTACTCGGATGTAGTCTTTCGTGCCCAATGACTGGGTAATGGAACGCAAGCCATTGTGCCCATGATCACCGCCCCCACGTTTTGCTTTGACTTCGCTGAACCCGAGTTCGAGGTCGTCGAAAAGCACTATCACCTGGGAAGCGGGAACGTTGAAAAAATTCGCGATTGACCGCACTGGGCCACCGGAGAGATTCATAAAGCTGCGCGGCGTGGCAAGGATGACTTTTGTAGTTCCGATCCTAGTCTCTGCTGCCATCATATTGGTTTTTTTATGTGCACTGAGCTTTGCTGGCATAGGGGAGGTGCGGGTGAGCAGCTCATCGATTGCCATATAACCGATGTTGTGGCGAGTTGTTGCGTATTGCGGGCCGGGATTGCCAAGGCCAACGACGAGAAAAGGTGAAGTCACGGTTTCTTATTGTGGCAGTAAAAAACCAGCCCACAAAAATGCGAGCTGGCTTTTTACGTAAGTAAGCGAAAAAAGTTTACTCTTCGCCCTCAGCCTCAGCTTCTGCGGACTCAGCAGCTTCGCCCTCAGCGGACTCCTCAGGCTCTTCAGCAACCTCTTCGAAGGAAACGGTAGCAATGACGAACTCAGGATCAGCAACCAAGGTGGTGTTTGCTGGGAGGGAAAGGTCGCCGGCGAGGACCTTGGAATCAACCTCAAGGCCTTCAACGGAAAAAGCGATCTCTTCAGGGATGGAGAGAACGTCTGCTTCAACGAGAACGGTGTCAGCATCCTGGATCAGGGTGGTGCCTGGTGCGGTCTCTCCCTGGAGTGCAACAGGAACCTCAACCTCAACCTTCTCGCCACGCTTGATGGCTAGGAGGTCGACGTGATCAGCGTTGAGGGTCAAAACGTTCTGATCAACGTGCTTGACCATAGCGAGGTGCTTCTCGCCTTCGATATCAAGATCGAGAACAGCGTTGGAACCGTGTGCACGAAGCAGTGCGTGGAGCTCAAGGATGTCTACGGAGAAGTGAAGTGGTGCTTCAAGATCGGTGCCGTAGATAACACCAGGAACCTGGCCAGCAACACGCAGGCGGCGAGCAAAGCCCTTGCCAAACTCGGTACGTGGCTGAGCTGAGATGGTTGGGTAGTTAGCCATGAAAATTCTCCTCAAATATTTTATGAAGGTGAAAACTTCGGCCGCACCAAAAGAAAATGGCCTGCGGCCGACTCGAATGTCTTGGTCGAGTCTTCGCAGGCTTAAATAAGC from Corynebacterium ulcerans carries:
- a CDS encoding NAD(P)H-dependent flavin oxidoreductase, translating into MTSRILEKLSCPIIGAPMAGGPSTPALAAAISNGGGLGFLASGNKDVALLVQDLRDCAQLTMGKPYGVNFFYPQPHHTDPDALDRVQQIVKKECEAVGVDQPDIPTVDYSNDFLAKREAVFTACAEGYGPTVVSSSFGCFTTEEIGQFHSVGVEAWVSVTSVREAEVALSRGVDALVVQGHEAGGHRLTWDARETPSVSSTAELCTVLHTQHPDAVLIAAGGIRTPKDVKATLVTGASAVSCGSVFLLSQEAGTSSANRTMVSAGGPTLSSRAFSGRVARGIATKFSLSHPDLPCSYPELGIMMSGLRNRKGYEYCLVGERTELICPGTVQEILDYLTGE
- the pth gene encoding aminoacyl-tRNA hydrolase, whose product is MTSPFLVVGLGNPGPQYATTRHNIGYMAIDELLTRTSPMPAKLSAHKKTNMMAAETRIGTTKVILATPRSFMNLSGGPVRSIANFFNVPASQVIVLFDDLELGFSEVKAKRGGGDHGHNGLRSITQSLGTKDYIRVGIGIGRPPGRMEPKAFVLKPFSKKELVEIPIACADAADEVERIITNGGLS
- a CDS encoding 50S ribosomal protein L25/general stress protein Ctc encodes the protein MANYPTISAQPRTEFGKGFARRLRVAGQVPGVIYGTDLEAPLHFSVDILELHALLRAHGSNAVLDLDIEGEKHLAMVKHVDQNVLTLNADHVDLLAIKRGEKVEVEVPVALQGETAPGTTLIQDADTVLVEADVLSIPEEIAFSVEGLEVDSKVLAGDLSLPANTTLVADPEFVIATVSFEEVAEEPEESAEGEAAESAEAEAEGEE